In one Niallia taxi genomic region, the following are encoded:
- the queG gene encoding tRNA epoxyqueuosine(34) reductase QueG — protein MDYDQLKQDIIDYSKTIGIDKIGFTTASTFEEMRIRLIKQQELNYQSGFEEKDIEKRVNPSLLLDQPKSIISIALAYPSKMKERVTSKKGARRGIFCRASWGTDYHVVLRDRLSKLEKYIMERVPDALCKSMVDTGELVDRAVAQRAGVGWSAKNCAIITPEFGSYVYLGEMITNLPLSPDTPMEDQCGECNKCIDACPTGALIQGGQLDAQRCIAFQTQTKGFLAEEFREKLGNRIYGCDTCQTICPKNKGMDFHNHIEMEPDPEIAKPLLVPLLTISNKEFKEKYGHISGSWRGKKPIQRNAIIALAHFKEESAVPDIIGVMKNDPRPVIRGTAAWALGKIGGSESKQALEAISISETDPEVLQEMQDALARLSS, from the coding sequence ATGGACTACGATCAGCTGAAGCAGGATATTATTGACTACAGCAAAACAATTGGAATTGACAAAATTGGCTTTACTACGGCAAGCACCTTTGAGGAAATGCGAATCAGATTGATTAAGCAGCAAGAGCTTAACTATCAATCAGGTTTTGAGGAGAAGGATATTGAAAAAAGAGTGAATCCCTCCCTCCTTTTGGATCAACCTAAATCGATTATTTCCATTGCGTTAGCATACCCTTCAAAAATGAAGGAGCGAGTTACAAGTAAAAAAGGGGCAAGGCGGGGAATATTTTGCCGTGCATCCTGGGGAACAGACTACCATGTTGTGTTGCGGGACAGGCTTTCCAAGCTGGAAAAATATATTATGGAGCGAGTTCCAGACGCACTATGTAAATCAATGGTGGATACAGGTGAGCTAGTTGACAGAGCTGTTGCCCAGCGTGCAGGGGTTGGCTGGTCAGCGAAAAACTGTGCCATCATAACACCAGAATTTGGCTCCTACGTATATTTAGGGGAGATGATTACAAATTTACCTCTCTCGCCGGATACACCGATGGAGGACCAATGCGGGGAGTGCAATAAATGTATTGATGCCTGTCCAACTGGCGCACTTATTCAAGGCGGCCAGCTTGACGCACAGCGCTGCATTGCCTTTCAGACACAGACAAAGGGATTTTTGGCAGAAGAGTTCCGAGAGAAGCTCGGCAATAGAATATACGGCTGTGACACATGCCAGACTATTTGTCCGAAAAACAAAGGTATGGACTTTCATAACCATATAGAAATGGAGCCAGATCCTGAAATCGCTAAGCCGCTGCTTGTGCCGCTTTTGACGATCAGCAATAAGGAATTTAAAGAAAAGTATGGACATATATCAGGCTCCTGGAGAGGAAAGAAGCCGATCCAGCGTAATGCGATTATTGCACTTGCCCATTTCAAGGAGGAAAGTGCAGTGCCTGATATCATTGGCGTAATGAAAAATGATCCAAGACCTGTTATAAGAGGGACTGCTGCATGGGCTTTAGGTAAAATTGGCGGCTCTGAATCAAAGCAGGCTTTAGAAGCAATCAGCATTTCAGAAACAGACCCAGAAGTGTTGCAGGAAATGCAGGATGCACTTGCCCGTCTGTCATCATGA
- a CDS encoding B3/B4 domain-containing protein, which produces MDISITKELASLIPGFKIGVIFYNNIEVGESPQMVKGRLQLFQESIYFDLLEKKVQDIPSIQEWRQIFKSIGKDPNRYRHSAEALYRRVHKQNYLQPINSSIDLNNFFSLQYGVPIGVYDLAKLNGAITIRLGKEGEQYTGLNGRANSLENLIISEDVSGPFGSPFVDSDRAPVTTNTKDAVQLVYLQASTQKETAERMVASLMDMFVQIHGGQAQFTIVE; this is translated from the coding sequence TTGGATATTTCAATTACAAAGGAACTCGCTTCCCTTATACCTGGCTTTAAAATCGGGGTAATTTTCTATAACAATATTGAAGTTGGCGAATCACCGCAAATGGTAAAAGGCCGTCTTCAGCTTTTCCAGGAATCCATCTATTTCGATTTACTTGAGAAAAAAGTCCAAGACATTCCATCGATTCAAGAATGGCGCCAAATTTTCAAGAGTATCGGCAAGGATCCGAACCGCTACCGACATTCTGCCGAAGCACTTTATAGACGAGTTCATAAGCAGAACTATCTGCAGCCAATCAACAGCAGCATTGATTTAAATAATTTCTTTTCCCTTCAATACGGAGTGCCAATTGGTGTTTATGACCTGGCTAAATTAAATGGTGCTATTACAATCAGGCTAGGAAAAGAAGGTGAGCAGTACACGGGATTGAACGGCAGAGCTAATTCTCTTGAAAACTTAATTATAAGTGAAGATGTATCCGGCCCATTCGGCAGTCCTTTTGTTGATTCGGACAGAGCACCAGTGACAACTAATACGAAAGACGCTGTCCAGCTTGTTTACCTCCAAGCCTCCACACAAAAGGAAACAGCAGAACGCATGGTAGCTTCTTTAATGGATATGTTTGTCCAAATTCACGGCGGGCAGGCACAATTTACAATTGTAGAATAA
- a CDS encoding MFS transporter, with protein sequence MASDYRISMLVIDQPGVLARISNLFGAHEVNIESIQTKKYKETTRIRIASNAEEKQVQNLIVGLQGLMDVVDIDASAIARSAFQQRLMQRTSSIQVMREQRTLSKKMSFWLVACCLFLTLFGTNIPASLYTLYRQEWGLSSGMITLVFAIYAFTVIPAIIVAGQLSDQIGRKKVLIPGILFSIIGTACFTIADGLGMLLLARLFQGLSVGILNGVAVAALTELDEKRDKKKTALICALAVTLGNAIGPILSGLLGDFAPFPLRLSYYVHLLFILPCFAALFFLNENVRPGLQPVKLKKPYVPKSMLKSFILASITSFLAWSIISMFMSLIPANLSSFTQVHSLTISGIVVALGLIAAAANQILLKQFSLRTMITIGYILLALGLILLVITLAAKSLVLLLISAVLIGGGNGPAYAGSLALINERSPSKTKGNIVSTFFVITYLGVSLPVIGLGFLSQTLGVSGAVNLYVLIIGIVMLVTIMFGLKERKNIF encoded by the coding sequence ATGGCTTCTGATTATCGTATTTCCATGCTAGTTATAGATCAGCCGGGAGTCCTGGCTCGTATATCCAATCTATTTGGAGCACACGAAGTTAATATAGAAAGTATTCAAACAAAAAAATATAAAGAGACTACAAGAATCAGGATAGCAAGCAATGCAGAAGAGAAGCAAGTTCAAAATTTGATTGTCGGATTGCAAGGCTTAATGGATGTTGTGGATATTGACGCTTCAGCGATTGCCCGTTCTGCTTTCCAACAAAGGCTAATGCAGCGCACAAGCTCTATCCAAGTAATGCGAGAACAGCGGACATTAAGCAAAAAAATGTCCTTCTGGCTTGTTGCTTGCTGTTTATTCTTAACGCTATTTGGTACGAATATACCTGCTTCCCTTTACACACTCTACCGCCAAGAGTGGGGACTTTCTTCAGGAATGATTACATTAGTTTTTGCCATTTACGCATTTACTGTTATCCCAGCAATTATCGTTGCAGGCCAGCTTTCGGATCAGATTGGCAGGAAGAAGGTGTTAATACCTGGAATTCTGTTTTCTATAATCGGCACTGCGTGCTTCACGATTGCTGACGGTCTTGGCATGCTTCTGCTTGCAAGGCTGTTCCAAGGCTTGTCTGTTGGGATTTTAAATGGTGTTGCTGTTGCAGCTTTAACCGAACTAGACGAAAAAAGGGACAAAAAGAAAACAGCACTTATTTGCGCATTGGCTGTAACTCTAGGTAATGCAATTGGCCCGATTCTATCTGGCTTACTTGGCGATTTCGCACCATTCCCATTGAGATTATCATACTATGTGCATTTACTGTTTATCCTGCCATGCTTTGCGGCATTGTTCTTCTTGAATGAAAATGTCCGTCCTGGTCTGCAGCCTGTTAAACTGAAAAAGCCGTATGTCCCAAAATCAATGCTTAAAAGCTTTATATTGGCATCCATTACATCATTTTTAGCATGGTCGATTATCAGCATGTTCATGAGCTTAATTCCTGCTAATCTATCAAGCTTTACACAAGTCCACTCATTAACTATTTCAGGGATTGTCGTTGCATTAGGGTTAATTGCCGCAGCTGCAAATCAAATATTGCTGAAGCAGTTTTCATTACGAACGATGATAACTATTGGCTATATATTGCTGGCGTTAGGACTTATACTGCTTGTTATTACACTAGCAGCAAAATCACTGGTGCTGCTGCTCATTTCAGCAGTCCTAATCGGTGGAGGAAACGGTCCTGCCTATGCAGGCAGCCTTGCTTTGATTAATGAAAGATCGCCGTCAAAAACGAAAGGGAATATTGTTTCAACCTTCTTTGTTATCACTTATTTAGGTGTCAGCCTGCCGGTTATTGGATTAGGATTCCTATCTCAAACACTAGGAGTCAGCGGTGCCGTCAACCTGTACGTCCTCATTATAGGTATAGTGATGCTTGTTACAATTATGTTCGGACTCAAAGAGCGGAAGAATATATTCTAA
- a CDS encoding formate/nitrite transporter family protein: MEGASLYQVEKLALKKWKIFKQSKFRFFMRAVVASMFIGFGVIVAFKTGNFFYAEGSPFAYPAAALVFGAAIILIAYGGGDLFTGNTFYYTYAALRKKIAWRDVFKVWGTSYAGNICGAVFFAVFIYLTGLFKSHEVNEFLLHAAQTKIEAPISELFFRGILCNWLVCLAFFIPMSLKEDIAKIFAMILFVFCFFISGYEHSIANMATFSISLILDQNPAITLPGIIRNIIPVTLGNLVGGVGFMGVMYYYVNKPFMDDIDEK; the protein is encoded by the coding sequence ATGGAAGGCGCATCTTTATATCAAGTAGAAAAACTGGCTCTAAAAAAATGGAAAATATTCAAACAGAGCAAATTCCGATTTTTCATGCGGGCTGTTGTTGCGAGCATGTTTATCGGTTTTGGAGTAATCGTTGCATTCAAAACAGGAAATTTCTTTTATGCGGAAGGCTCCCCCTTCGCTTACCCTGCAGCTGCACTCGTGTTTGGGGCTGCCATTATCCTAATAGCGTACGGAGGCGGGGACTTATTTACAGGTAATACTTTTTACTACACATATGCGGCATTAAGAAAAAAAATTGCTTGGCGGGATGTTTTTAAGGTTTGGGGCACAAGCTATGCCGGCAACATATGTGGAGCTGTTTTCTTTGCTGTATTCATCTACTTAACAGGCTTGTTTAAGTCACATGAGGTGAATGAATTCTTGCTGCACGCTGCCCAGACAAAGATTGAAGCACCAATTAGCGAATTGTTTTTCCGGGGAATCCTTTGTAACTGGCTTGTCTGCCTTGCCTTCTTTATTCCAATGTCCTTAAAAGAAGATATTGCAAAAATATTCGCTATGATTCTGTTCGTATTCTGCTTCTTTATTTCTGGATATGAACACAGTATTGCTAATATGGCTACCTTCTCCATCTCCCTTATCCTTGATCAAAATCCGGCCATTACATTGCCAGGCATCATCCGCAATATTATTCCTGTCACATTAGGTAATCTAGTTGGCGGCGTTGGATTTATGGGCGTGATGTACTATTATGTGAACAAACCGTTTATGGACGATATCGACGAAAAATAA
- a CDS encoding lamin tail domain-containing protein, with protein MISRKGRKTSKKWMLLVLMVVFFFSTIFTSSRPSVSYAAQPSDPQQAPSASDGESETANSSDETIEKEQTLPASDSPEETKETQPPEQTETKEEDKSSSTDLKEETKTQSQTEEEAKQPEQPEKPEQPAEESQQEEEKKEQQQETAEEDFSKYPQLLITEISPDSKGTDLYEYVEVYNNTNQTLNLASYAFYYQYTDKSQADKLLQLPDMSIASGQTQVIWFNKDELSISDFNKHFQTSLSDSQVTSFKGDFSGFANGGYRAVAIKSLAGNEIISANYMPGETDNTGLTVAYRYPASGTIMDKLQIKAAPTPGSILDDQVPAKQVEIDAPVVDNEAPQISHSPIKSSKQAVSIKIEATITDNAKIPSATLHYKQEGNDTYQSVLMSKDSSSNTGFSAIIPKEDVVKNIHYYLEATDGSTTAKTEEYVIEVDKQEDTYSSIPLLVTELAPNSQGGGTDYYEYIELYNNSNQPLPLTNYSFAYRYTDGSREDVNFKVPDAVIKPQTTVVLWFNNGAKPLADFNSQFGTSLTEDSLLSFTDAFPGFANGGNRAVVIKDRSGNELVSASYLGTENNNDGKVIQYQFPKSGTVMAKLEVLADPTPGSLKQGQVPTKPAELPEQTEDTKAPTISHEAVSNGEAFADIAVEAVVTDDKANPFATLYYKSESTDDYISLSMTEDTKEKGKFKAIIPAEDVDSNLTYYIEASDGFNKAETDKYTVAIKKAAVDYAKVPKLFVTELVPDSSNVNSADGYEFIEVYNNTNKPVNFKDYKIQYRYGADPASDVVWPSIPEDVVIPAKGTLVFWIINSANGDKTVADFNANYGTSLVENKDIVRIQSDGMANSGLRGVAIATNTQEELNVAYYNDVLEVDDTVANKGILYKYPQDGSTTSIKISSGEKQGTPGSVEANQVPGKSVQVEEDTTPPTIENTTVLTETGIEDITVSAKANDNNGVKTVAVYYRTNGEQKYERLLLKKDGNDNLYTTTIYAANFIAKEYVEYYLTASDGINEVKTENHKIKINNPENTEELRINVKDGSTVSGNVLLKGTSNSHDAKKVKLFIDGKELSAAMNPSLETQAYLAVDISGLNMYFKNAITMGDEIIQLLDKDNMSYWKTFTIPIDADKLKQGINEITVRAGNKSSPFQLEESEENRDDYSLRNVRLILADGTIIRDPQKSDPAKIYDMGDDGTYRPFEHFHFTLTSEQTSAAAYNWDSKTVSDGKHTISAKDGQNETSVSVMVDNTAPVIDTNMKKQEYRGAFTINATASDELAGMESFQAMLDDEVIEVPYETASSKLSPGEHVLTITATDKAGNIANRQVSFTVNDENPTKPELVSPADIADGIKGNPLLKVKVADPTNDKLNVTFYKGFKYSAKSSNVTAYKHASDTEPPTEQKPAGEAALTEEEINTVSSLDGKYLTTDSDTQFPYHRFDVELDPSVGENDRVELAWSGKSLEGRKVSMYAWSFSENKWKMLTYKIAGNADFVLKADASVKEFAKDSKINVIIQDEIPSTPDEYDYTFVWMSDTQYYSESYPYIFKRQTEWIAEMKEQMKIKYVFHTGDLVDESDKVQQWQYADEYMQVLDDNNIPYGVLAGNHDVDQLSNDYNEYYKWFGADRFSSKSYYGNSYKNNRGHYDLISAGGNDFIMLYMGWGVDDEDIAWMNNVLKQYPNRKAILNFHEYLLVSGNRSPIGDKIYEEVVKPNKNVLAVLSGHYHDSETLISEVDDNGDGISDREVYQMLGDYQGGPEGGQGYLKLLHFDQDNNRIIVNTYSPYLDDYNFYDPAEYPGKDELIINMDLEAEKKRVATDYFAVNVYTDDEIGKQENIESGKTAEIEWQGLEEGNEYAWYAVVADDYTGSAVSDIWTFIKGAKEADTETPTDPSDGDNGETPGDTDPSDGDNGETPGETDPSDGDNGETPGETDPSDGDNGETPGETDPSDGDNGETPGETDPSDGDNGETPGETDPSDGDNGETPGDTDPSDGDNEEKPVASNPSDNNGNIPGHTNTGNNSGDDKMNASGQKGSNVQLVSVSANNSGNDSVLPDTATDNYNLLIIGAVLAAAGISIYAIIRRKAKLVQDR; from the coding sequence ATGATTAGTCGCAAGGGGAGAAAGACGAGTAAGAAATGGATGTTACTTGTACTCATGGTTGTATTCTTTTTTTCTACTATCTTTACAAGCAGTAGACCTTCAGTATCTTATGCAGCACAACCTTCAGATCCTCAGCAAGCTCCGTCAGCATCTGACGGGGAATCAGAAACGGCAAACAGCTCTGATGAAACAATTGAAAAGGAGCAAACTTTACCAGCAAGTGATTCGCCAGAAGAGACAAAAGAAACACAGCCACCAGAACAAACAGAAACAAAAGAGGAAGATAAGTCTTCTTCCACAGATTTGAAAGAAGAAACGAAAACACAGTCTCAAACAGAAGAAGAGGCAAAGCAGCCGGAACAGCCAGAAAAACCAGAACAGCCTGCAGAGGAATCTCAGCAGGAGGAGGAAAAGAAGGAGCAACAACAAGAAACGGCTGAAGAAGATTTCAGCAAGTACCCGCAGCTATTGATAACAGAGATTTCTCCAGATTCAAAGGGTACTGATTTATATGAGTATGTTGAGGTATATAATAATACGAATCAAACACTCAATCTAGCAAGCTATGCATTTTATTACCAATATACAGACAAAAGTCAAGCTGATAAGCTTCTTCAATTGCCTGATATGTCTATTGCTTCAGGGCAAACACAAGTCATCTGGTTTAATAAGGATGAGTTAAGCATCAGCGATTTTAACAAGCATTTTCAAACATCCTTAAGTGATAGTCAGGTCACTTCGTTTAAAGGCGATTTTTCAGGTTTTGCAAATGGTGGATATAGAGCAGTTGCTATTAAAAGCCTTGCAGGAAATGAAATCATCTCAGCGAATTACATGCCTGGAGAAACAGATAATACAGGATTAACAGTTGCTTATCGCTATCCAGCTAGCGGGACAATTATGGATAAGCTGCAAATAAAAGCAGCGCCAACACCGGGTTCAATTCTGGATGATCAAGTTCCAGCTAAGCAAGTAGAGATTGATGCTCCTGTTGTCGATAATGAAGCACCGCAAATTTCACATAGCCCAATCAAAAGCAGCAAACAAGCTGTATCTATAAAAATTGAAGCAACTATCACAGATAATGCAAAGATTCCATCGGCAACTCTTCATTATAAACAAGAAGGAAATGACACTTATCAATCTGTGCTTATGAGCAAGGATTCCAGCAGTAATACTGGTTTTTCTGCTATTATTCCAAAAGAAGATGTTGTTAAGAATATCCATTATTACTTGGAGGCGACAGACGGAAGTACAACAGCCAAAACAGAGGAATATGTGATTGAAGTAGACAAACAGGAAGATACATATAGCTCCATTCCGCTTCTTGTAACAGAATTGGCTCCGAACTCGCAAGGTGGCGGAACAGACTACTATGAATATATCGAGCTTTATAATAATTCGAATCAGCCGCTGCCTTTGACTAATTACTCTTTTGCCTATCGATATACAGATGGTAGCAGGGAAGATGTTAATTTTAAAGTCCCAGACGCAGTCATTAAACCGCAAACAACCGTTGTTCTTTGGTTCAATAATGGTGCAAAGCCACTTGCTGATTTTAACAGTCAGTTTGGTACAAGCTTAACTGAAGACAGCCTGTTGTCTTTCACAGATGCTTTCCCTGGATTTGCCAATGGTGGCAACAGGGCAGTCGTTATTAAGGATCGAAGCGGAAATGAGCTTGTTTCTGCGTCCTACTTAGGAACTGAGAATAATAATGATGGCAAAGTCATTCAATATCAATTCCCGAAAAGCGGGACAGTGATGGCAAAGCTTGAGGTGCTTGCAGATCCTACTCCAGGCAGTCTGAAGCAAGGACAGGTGCCAACCAAACCAGCAGAGCTTCCTGAACAAACAGAAGATACAAAGGCTCCAACCATTAGCCATGAAGCAGTTAGTAATGGGGAAGCGTTCGCAGATATTGCCGTAGAGGCAGTTGTGACTGATGATAAGGCTAATCCATTTGCGACATTGTATTATAAGTCTGAATCAACGGATGACTATATCTCCTTGTCCATGACAGAGGACACAAAGGAAAAGGGGAAGTTTAAGGCGATTATTCCTGCAGAAGACGTTGATTCTAATCTTACTTACTATATTGAAGCAAGTGATGGATTCAATAAAGCGGAAACCGACAAATATACAGTGGCAATCAAAAAAGCGGCTGTAGATTATGCAAAGGTGCCAAAGCTTTTTGTAACGGAATTGGTGCCAGACAGCTCAAATGTCAACTCAGCAGATGGTTATGAATTCATTGAGGTTTATAACAATACAAATAAACCTGTTAACTTTAAAGATTACAAGATTCAATACAGATATGGGGCAGATCCTGCAAGTGATGTCGTCTGGCCGTCTATTCCTGAGGATGTTGTCATTCCTGCAAAAGGGACATTGGTTTTCTGGATTATTAACAGTGCCAATGGAGATAAGACAGTTGCTGACTTTAATGCTAACTACGGTACTAGTCTTGTTGAGAACAAAGACATTGTCCGCATTCAAAGTGATGGAATGGCGAACAGTGGCTTAAGAGGAGTGGCAATAGCAACAAACACACAAGAGGAACTCAATGTAGCCTACTATAATGATGTCCTTGAAGTGGATGATACTGTTGCAAACAAGGGGATATTGTACAAATATCCGCAAGATGGTTCAACAACATCTATTAAGATAAGCAGTGGTGAAAAGCAAGGAACTCCAGGAAGTGTGGAAGCTAATCAAGTACCTGGTAAGTCTGTTCAAGTGGAGGAAGATACAACACCGCCAACAATAGAAAATACGACAGTGTTAACAGAAACTGGAATAGAGGATATTACTGTTTCTGCTAAAGCAAATGATAATAACGGTGTAAAAACAGTAGCTGTTTATTATCGCACAAATGGTGAACAGAAATATGAGCGTCTCCTTCTTAAAAAGGATGGCAATGATAATCTGTATACAACGACCATTTATGCTGCTAACTTTATTGCCAAAGAGTATGTTGAATATTATTTGACAGCATCTGATGGTATAAATGAAGTAAAGACAGAGAATCACAAAATCAAGATAAACAATCCGGAAAATACAGAAGAGCTGAGAATTAATGTAAAGGACGGCAGCACTGTCAGCGGCAATGTCCTGCTAAAAGGAACCTCCAATAGTCATGATGCAAAAAAAGTGAAGCTTTTCATTGATGGAAAAGAATTGTCTGCGGCAATGAACCCATCCTTGGAAACACAAGCATATTTAGCTGTTGATATTAGTGGACTGAATATGTATTTCAAAAACGCCATTACGATGGGTGATGAAATCATCCAGCTACTGGATAAAGATAATATGTCTTATTGGAAAACCTTCACGATTCCGATTGACGCGGACAAACTGAAGCAGGGCATAAATGAAATTACCGTTCGCGCTGGAAATAAATCGTCCCCATTCCAGTTGGAAGAAAGTGAAGAAAATAGGGATGATTATTCTCTGCGCAATGTCAGACTTATTCTAGCTGATGGCACTATTATCAGAGATCCCCAAAAGAGTGATCCTGCTAAGATATATGATATGGGTGACGACGGAACATACCGTCCATTCGAGCACTTTCATTTCACATTGACTAGTGAGCAGACAAGTGCTGCGGCCTATAATTGGGACAGCAAAACTGTTTCAGACGGGAAGCATACAATTAGTGCTAAGGATGGCCAGAATGAAACTTCTGTTTCAGTGATGGTTGATAATACAGCACCTGTTATTGACACTAATATGAAAAAACAAGAATATAGAGGCGCATTTACAATTAACGCCACTGCAAGTGATGAATTAGCTGGAATGGAATCGTTCCAGGCAATGCTTGACGATGAAGTAATTGAGGTTCCTTATGAGACAGCATCTTCTAAGCTTTCTCCTGGCGAGCATGTTTTGACAATCACTGCGACAGATAAGGCTGGAAATATTGCAAATAGACAGGTTTCCTTTACTGTCAATGATGAGAACCCAACTAAGCCTGAGCTTGTATCTCCTGCAGATATTGCTGACGGCATCAAAGGCAACCCGCTTTTAAAGGTTAAGGTTGCAGATCCAACTAATGACAAACTGAATGTTACTTTTTATAAGGGATTCAAGTACTCAGCGAAAAGCAGTAATGTGACTGCATACAAGCATGCAAGCGACACAGAGCCGCCTACAGAGCAAAAACCGGCTGGAGAAGCAGCTCTTACTGAAGAGGAAATAAACACCGTTTCAAGCCTTGATGGAAAGTATTTAACAACAGACTCTGATACACAATTTCCATATCATCGTTTTGATGTTGAACTAGACCCATCAGTAGGTGAAAACGACAGAGTCGAGCTTGCATGGAGCGGAAAGTCGCTTGAGGGCAGAAAGGTATCCATGTATGCATGGAGCTTTAGTGAGAACAAATGGAAAATGCTCACATATAAAATTGCTGGCAATGCTGATTTTGTATTAAAAGCAGATGCATCTGTAAAGGAATTTGCGAAGGATTCCAAAATCAATGTAATTATTCAGGATGAAATTCCGAGCACTCCGGATGAGTATGATTATACGTTTGTATGGATGTCAGATACACAATACTATTCAGAGAGTTACCCGTATATTTTCAAGCGCCAGACAGAATGGATTGCAGAAATGAAAGAGCAAATGAAGATAAAATATGTATTCCATACTGGAGACCTTGTTGATGAATCAGATAAGGTACAGCAATGGCAATATGCTGATGAATATATGCAGGTGCTGGATGATAACAATATTCCATATGGAGTGCTGGCAGGAAACCATGATGTTGACCAATTGTCGAATGATTACAATGAATACTATAAATGGTTCGGTGCTGACAGATTCAGCAGCAAATCCTATTATGGTAATTCCTACAAAAACAATCGCGGACATTATGATTTAATTTCAGCTGGCGGAAACGACTTTATTATGCTGTATATGGGCTGGGGAGTCGATGATGAGGACATTGCCTGGATGAACAATGTTCTTAAGCAATATCCAAATCGCAAAGCAATTTTGAACTTCCATGAATATTTACTAGTATCAGGTAACAGAAGTCCGATTGGTGATAAGATTTACGAAGAAGTTGTTAAACCAAATAAAAATGTGCTTGCAGTGCTAAGCGGCCATTACCATGATTCAGAAACACTTATCAGTGAAGTGGACGATAATGGTGATGGAATCTCTGATAGAGAAGTGTATCAGATGCTTGGTGATTATCAAGGAGGTCCAGAAGGCGGGCAAGGCTACTTAAAGCTGCTGCACTTTGACCAGGATAATAACCGGATAATTGTTAACACATATTCACCATATCTAGACGATTATAATTTCTATGATCCTGCAGAATATCCAGGCAAGGATGAGCTTATCATCAATATGGATCTTGAAGCAGAGAAGAAACGAGTCGCAACAGATTATTTTGCTGTCAATGTTTATACAGATGATGAAATTGGCAAGCAGGAAAATATAGAAAGCGGCAAGACAGCAGAAATCGAGTGGCAAGGGCTTGAGGAAGGCAACGAATACGCTTGGTATGCTGTTGTAGCAGATGATTATACAGGCAGTGCCGTATCTGATATTTGGACTTTTATAAAGGGAGCCAAAGAGGCTGATACAGAAACGCCTACAGATCCATCTGACGGAGATAACGGAGAAACGCCGGGAGACACTGATCCATCTGATGGAGATAATGGAGAAACACCAGGAGAAACCGATCCATCTGATGGAGATAATGGAGAAACACCAGGAGAAACCGATCCATCTGATGGAGATAATGGAGAAACACCAGGAGAAACCGATCCATCTGACGGAGATAATGGAGAAACACCAGGAGAAACCGATCCATCTGATGGAGATAATGGAGAAACACCAGGAGAAACCGATCCATCTGATGGAGATAATGGAGAAACACCAGGAGACACTGATCCATCTGACGGAGATAATGAAGAGAAACCTGTAGCTTCTAATCCGTCAGATAATAATGGAAATATTCCAGGGCACACAAATACAGGTAATAATTCTGGGGATGACAAAATGAATGCAAGTGGACAAAAGGGAAGCAATGTCCAACTTGTTTCAGTATCAGCTAATAATAGCGGTAATGATTCTGTCCTTCCAGACACTGCTACAGATAATTACAATCTTCTAATCATAGGTGCAGTACTGGCAGCCGCTGGTATATCTATATATGCAATCATTAGAAGAAAAGCTAAATTGGTTCAAGATCGTTAA